The Rhea pennata isolate bPtePen1 unplaced genomic scaffold, bPtePen1.pri scaffold_46, whole genome shotgun sequence region GGCCAGAGGAACAGGAGAAGGTGCAACAGGCACAATGGCACAAGTAGCATCAAGAGAAATTTCAGCTGGGTATTAGGGAAAAAGCTGTCACCATGAGAGTGGAGCAGTAGGGGTGCAAGGGCCCAGAGATTTTCAGACCTTGCCTGGACAAAGTACTGGCCAATGTAATCTACCTGGGAAGTTAGCCATGCTCAGAGCAGAGATTTGAGTAtagatctccagatgtccctcCTGACCCAGATCCTCTAGGATAGGTAAGAGGTCTCCGGGCATGATAGTATACTCCCATGGGGCTGAGATCTTTCTAGCAGTTTGTCACTAGTAGATGAGGAGGTCTCTGTCACTCTCTAGTTCCCGTGAAGCGAGACTCAGTCACATGCTGGTCCCCATGCTATCCTTCAAGGGGTGCCTTTCCTGAGGAATGAAGGTGCCCTGAAGACCGTCCTCAGCTCCGATCAGCTGGGAGTGGTGAAGCACAGTGGCTCAGactgcaagagcagcaagggacagagcagcaAGAATGGGTACAGTGAggggaaatggaagagaagTGGCTCTAAATGAAGAAGCAAGTACAGCAGCCGCTGGAAAAGCTCTTCCATTTCCCACCTGCGTCATCTGACCATGTATTTGAGCCTTCCTCAGGCACAGTCCCAAGAGCAACTAGCCAGCTCTGACCTTCTGGACCTTGGCACTCACAGCTCCCCATTACTACTGTGTTGCCACCATGGATGGTCTTGGGTGTAAACTTCTCCCAGATGTGGCTGCATAATTTCACCATCTGCTCCTGGAATTCAGGCTCAATCTCACTGTCATGATGCTCCTCCAAGCGTGGCACTTCTGGTGTGGGGAGAACTGGTGAATGCATTCCTGGGAATGGTTATAGAACTGGGTTTCCTGGCTGCTACCTGTGGAGGTAGGCTAGGGAGCAAACTCACAGGGCTTAGGCTTTTGTTGTCTtatgctgaaatgcagctgtccagagctggacacatcctgcccttcctgaagcacagcactgaGCACAGCGCCATTCCTCTACCGGGCTTTAATTTCAGCACATTCTCTAGGTACTTGTCTTCTGAGATTTCCTTCCCATCCACCTTCAGTTACAATGTGAAGTCCTGCACAGCCCGAGAAAGGATAGGAAGAACTAGAAAACTTTGTCTGACTCCTCCAGCTCATCTCCACTCCCCCTAGGAGTTGCTTTCACCTTTACATTCTCCATCAGCTTTGTCACATAGCTGGGGAGCTGGCTAAGGAAATAGAGACCCTGGATCCTCAAGCCAGCGCACTCTACCCTTTCCACCCATCAGCATTTAATAAGGAGAAGTGGAGATTCTGCAGGGACAGAGAACAGCCTGGAGTCACCAGCAGAAGTAGGGCTGAAACCCTCAGCCCTGAGGTGTAGGGCACAGGATCCCTGAGGTCCTGTGTCACTGTGCCCCACCAGGAGGCTCTGATCTCCCCAAAGAAAGCAGCCATTTGAGGACCTGGGATGTGCAAACCCCTAAGCTAACGCTTAGAGAGAGGAGGTCTCTctggtgctgctgccctgctgagGATACTGCAGCTGGTCCATGGCCTGCTGGTTGATGGTGCCCTTGCTGTTATAGACCAGAGCACTGGATAGCACTATGGCTAGCTCAGAGATCCATGCGTTGCTCTGGAACAACCTTGGCTCATACCAAGAAACTCTGTGCAAGACCCCTAAGAGTGGGCAAAGCTCTAAATTCCCAGGCCTTAAATGTCCAACCATGGGCCATGGCAGGGACAGCTTTTTGGAGAGATTCACACACATAACATCACCACGTCTTCCTATAGCCACCTTGTCCTCAACCCTTAACTCTCAGAGTCCCACAGGCTTCTGATTACTAGAAAGTGCTGAGGAATCTGGCAACTTGTCAACCTCAGGAGCCTTCTCCTAGCTCCTCTGGCTGTCAGCACCACAGAGACAGCTCCAGTTCAAAAGGCACTGCAAGCCTGCAAGGCACTAGATTTCAAAAGGCCCACCAGCCTAACGGCTGCTGAGTAATCACAGATCCAGAATGAGAGGGAGCGTGGCTGTGAAGACATGATGTCTCACCAACCAGCATGGCCCCAGCCACAGACTTCCTCCAGTACCCTGCAGACAGCCAGGATCCCAGGCAGAATGAGGGCTCTGACAGTCAAAGGCAAACGTTAAGGATGCCAGGCAGGACTTCATGCACCAGAAGACTTTATCCATGTAGTTCTACACTGGCCTCTTTCCCCACAGGTTGTCTCTTCCTGGCACACCGGCGCAGGCAATGAGGACGCCTTGAGTCCTGCCACATGGCTGGGCCCTTGAGAGCTTCCACAAAGTGTTCTGTCAACACAAAAGGAAGTCTCTGCTTCTTCCACACTTTACCCATGTCACCCAGCCCTTCAGTGTCTGGCAGCACCACAGTGTGTCCAGGCCAGCACGGGTGGGGAGCACAGCACATCCAGATAGCTTTGATGTAGGACTGCATGGCGAAGACCAGAGAGAAACCTGTGGAGAGGACACAAGGGGCTCAGTAGTGTTAGATAGAGAGCAGGAAAACCAAGGCATCTTGGCTGCCAGGGGCTGGTACCTGGGCAGCTCAGCACCTCTCCCATCCTCTCACAACCCTGCCTGGTCATGAGGTGGGACCTGCCAGCTCAGTACAGCCCTGTGatggccaccaccaccacaggTTGCGTGAACGATGACAACACCTGCATGCAGGGTCTTCTGCTGCACCACCAACCCCCACCTCTGCATGTTCTCAATCAGGCAGATGGGCACTTTGGTGTGGATTTCAGGTGCCATTGCTCACAGCAAATAGAGCTTGCACAGAGGACAGTGAGACAGATATTTGAAGCCCTTGAAAATTATCATAGTTTGTTCAATCTCCATCttcagaagttaaaagaaaagcgagagttttaagatttttgtggAGTATAAAGGGAGCAAAAGATGTTAAGTCAGAGGCAAAGTTCAGCTGTTTAGTTGTAGCAGATCAAATGAAGCTATGATACATATTCAATGTATTATGCTTGGAAACtacaaaaacatataaaacCCTTCTTGGCAAATTCCCCATTGGTCTCCCTGAGAATTATATGCTATAACGTTGCGTATTTCAATAAATGGCTTTTGATTCTACAACTTTCTCCTGCTTGTGAGAGCTTGCCGTACAAATAATCAGCAATCAGTTCAACTCCCCATGAGTTGAACCCACAAGCGTCATGAGCTTTCTGCGTCCCTGAAATGCTATGCCttgatgttttctgaaatgaagtcCCATAAGGCTCAGATGCTTGATCCCAAGAGAAGTtaccagagagagagaaattttcctttactggaaagaaatgtgattGTTTCAGTGAAAGGGAGTACTATATAAAGGTTTCCTGACACCACTGAACAGTCTGCAATTAATCTTCTTTGAGAGTGGTATGTTATATGATCTACTAAACTACAATAATACTTCAGCTTTGGGAAAGATTCAGTATATTCAGCTAGGATttggaatgaagaaaatgattagaaaaccttttctgaattagaaaaaaaaagaagaaaacataggaTTTCAGAATGATCGTTGCTTAAAAATTAGGTAACCAGCCAgctgtccttccttccttcatccttccttcctcccttcgttcctcacttcctttttttcctagcttcctccctccctcccttccttcttccctccctccctcataattttcttttctcattattctCAAATACGCCGTTCCTTTCAGTGAGATGGCACACAGGTGGCAGTTTTGACACTGGTACTGACCATCTAGGTTACcacattttctattatttgttgAAACAGCTGGGGTGGAAAATCAAGGAATTCTTTCGAGTCACTTTTCCAGACTCAGTAGCTGATCTCTTCCATTCCTGAGGCAGCATCAGCTGATGATACACCTTACGGAAGAGGACtctgggaaaaggaaataacagcTCAGGACAGAAGACAGCAAGTTACTGccaagttattttctctttccctgcagGGATGGATAACCAGACAGAGGTGAGGAAGTTCATCCTCCTTGGCCTGAGCAATCTTCAAGGGCTACAACAATTCCTGTTCATGCTATTTTTACTGCTGTACCTGTCCAGCCTGCTGGGGAATACAGCAATCATGACTGTAGTGGTATGTGAACCCCGGCTCCATACCCCCAtgtactttttcctctgcaacctctcctgccaggatattttctacTCCACAGTAACCATACCCAAGATGCTGGCTGGCTTCCTCTCAGGGCGCCAGAGCATTTCTTACACTGGCTGCCTAAGCCAGCTCCACTTCTTCCACTTCCTGGGAAGTAGTGAAGCTTTGCTTCTGgctgtcatggcctatgaccgctgTGTGGCCATCTGCAACCCCCTGCGCTACACCCTGATCATGAGTCCACgggcctgcctgctgctggctgcagctacTTGGACTGCTGCCTTCCTTCATGCTCTGATGCACACAGTCATGACCTCccagctgcatttctgtggcCCCAACCACATCCACCACTTCTTCTGTGACATCAAGCCTGTGGTGAGGCTGGCCTGCGATAGCAACCAGATTAACCTGAGCCTTCTCAACATCATCACTGGGAGTATTGTGATAGGCCCCTTTGTCTTCACACTCTCCTCTTACCTGtacatattttccttcctctggaTGAAAGTCCAGTccaaggagggaaggaggaaatcCTTCTCCACTTGTGTCTCCCATCTCACAGTAGTGGTCTTATTCTATGtccctgttatttttaattatgtgcCACCTTCCTCGGGAAGTTCACCCAGGCAGGACATGATAGCCACCCTCATGTATAATGTTGTCACATCGGTCCTCAATCCTTTGATCTACACCCTGAGGAATGTGGAGGTGAAATGTGCCCTAAAGAGAAGACTTTTCTCCAGACAGCTACTAGTGCAAAAAGTGTTCTGCCTTGCAGCATGTGTGGGGTAGGAGGCAATGGGAAATGCAATCAGAGGCACTTTTGGCTCAAGAATGTGTTGTgcagaaatctgcttttcacTGCCAACAGCCTGGGCCCCTTCAGAAAAACCCTACATACTGGATATGGTCTTATGTCTCCTATCTTGGGCAATATCAGTGCATAAAGATGAATCTATGTTGGTGGAACTGCCATTCCTATTCATccagctggaaaagagaagcGGCTCCAGAGAGTGATACTTCCAAAAAAACACCTTTATTACAGTGATTTACTCTCAAATGTCActtgattctttatttttctttctttcttttttaaggcagCCGAATCCCACTTCCAGTCAGAGCTGTCAAGAGAAGCCAGGGTATGGTTCATCTTATCCTAAAGCCAACAGATAAGGAGGGATTTAGTTGTTTCTGTGGGATTCATTTGGCCATGTACAGAGATGTATGTTACGTCCCTTGAAATACTCTGGGTATCTCAGCTGATATCTCTCTGCTGCTCCAGAAAGATTTAGATCCTGTGCCAGATCCACCAGCCCTGTATGGCTGTCAGATAGCCTAGGGCATCTGAGATGGTGCTAGACACTTatgtttaggcaactgaattcCACCTCCATCGCCTAGATCCACAGTGGTTGAAACTGATGTTTAGGCATTTGTCTCACAGGGAGGAATGTACGTTTGGAACCTCAAATGTAGGTGCCTTAATCTCAAATTGAATCTCTCCCTTAATCCCCAAATTATCTTCGCTGTGGTTCTAAGAGTACCCTCTGCAGGAGGGTGGTGTGACTTCTTTACTTCTaccttcctgctttctctttcctcgtTTACACTACTATATGTATCTACCTAAAATCTGCAGCTAGCTCCACATGTAGTTCTACTAGCCACTAGCCTCAGAGTAGCTCTTTGTTTGTTCGTTTGATTTTTACTGTGAGGTATCTGTATTGATTAATGTTGTCATCTGCAACAGGAGCAAAGTgagatccatttttttcttaggaaGTCAGTTGCAAGGGGTGGGGCAGGGTTGCCAAGAAGCAGCCTCCTGTCTTCTCctatttacttctgttttcttattgttCAACCTTCACCAGTGTCTCTTTTTCATAAGAATACATTTTATGGAAAAGCAGATTACACTGTGCCTGGAGCGGCACAGTGCATCCTCTGCATCTAGTTTATATGTGGCTTGTTAACAGTTACAGAAGGAATGGGCCAAACACTGGACTAAACTGTTAGTTCATGTGTTTGAAGGTTAGTCACCGTAAatacaaagaacagaagaacagtGATGGCAGAGAAATGCCAGTTACCTGCTCAGTGCAAAGGAGCACCCTGACTTGGATATTCTTAAGGCCATCCAAGGAGAGCGAATTTCCCATTGTCCCTGGGGCCTTGGAGGGAGTGTTTCTTCCAAGGTGAGTCCACCTGAGGACTCTCCTTGAAAGCCTTGTGGACTGAAGCGGTTATTGCGTAAAGGGAGAGAGGATTTATCGTGGGAAGCAGGACAAGAGCATTTGGGAACTGTGCAGAACTTTAAGGAGGCTTTGGGAATGTGTGAGACTTTAAGAGATCTTCAGGAGAAGGACCAAAGGTGGGGAAAGGGATCAGAGTGGACTGGAGAGAAAGAAGCTTGAGGGAAAAAGAGTTTAACTGGCCATGTATGAACAGGTCACTATGTTTGTCTAGCCATGCCCAGCACCTGATCAACCCTACCTAGCCAAGCGAGTGAAAAGAACACCAGAGCAGTGTCCCACTTATTCTACAGAGTAAGCTTATTCTCCTCTAATGTCCTTTCAGAGAGGTCCATTCAGATCTTTCACGTGTCTTCTCAGTGCCAGACTAGAGTCAGTCTGAATAGggtcttctttccccactgaTTACATCAAGCCCACTCCCTCGGCTGCGGTTTTGCTGGATGGTAGATAGGGACAGGGAGAATCTTGTTCATCCGTTCATGAACAACACTGATTAGATGATGTGGCATGTGGCTATTTATTAAACACTTGTGTCCTTATATAGAGGTCCCTTTTCCAGGTTAAGGAGATCCAACAAGCCTAAGCTAGCTGGTGGTGATGACACGATTGTGAGAAAGTTTGCCCAATCAAGTATTTGTCCATTTATTTGGGTAAGCTGGCCCTCTGACAGCTTAGCCTCTGAAAACATGAGCAATGTTCAGgacttaattttcttctgcaactcTGGTCTTCACAGTCCAGTCCAAGGGTTTTTCCAATGACTATGATATTTCTCAGAGCTGACAGGTTGTATCATATTCAGCTTTGATACCACACAACGTCCACAGATCATAATCATTGGTTGTATACATATCCTCAGCAGCTTTTATAAAGAACCCATGACACTTCTCACCTTTCCTGAGAAccacccccttgctgccctccaGGCACGTCCCTGCTTCTCAGAAAGTCTTTCCCCAGATGAGAGTGCCCACGCCGGCCGGCTGCTGCAGGTCCCCCTGCCCTGTACTCCCTGCAAGGCTCTGTGCAggcactgctgctctgcaaacagccaATGTGGTGCCACACGGC contains the following coding sequences:
- the LOC134154824 gene encoding olfactory receptor 12D2-like, with amino-acid sequence MDNQTEVRKFILLGLSNLQGLQQFLFMLFLLLYLSSLLGNTAIMTVVVCEPRLHTPMYFFLCNLSCQDIFYSTVTIPKMLAGFLSGRQSISYTGCLSQLHFFHFLGSSEALLLAVMAYDRCVAICNPLRYTLIMSPRACLLLAAATWTAAFLHALMHTVMTSQLHFCGPNHIHHFFCDIKPVVRLACDSNQINLSLLNIITGSIVIGPFVFTLSSYLYIFSFLWMKVQSKEGRRKSFSTCVSHLTVVVLFYVPVIFNYVPPSSGSSPRQDMIATLMYNVVTSVLNPLIYTLRNVEVKCALKRRLFSRQLLVQKVFCLAACVG